A single Brienomyrus brachyistius isolate T26 chromosome 11, BBRACH_0.4, whole genome shotgun sequence DNA region contains:
- the sh3gl3a gene encoding endophilin-A3a isoform X2: MSVAGLKKQFHKASQLLSEKISGTEGTKLDEDFLEMERKIEVTNKSVVDLLSKTTEYLQPNPAYRAKLGMVNTVSKIRGQVKTTGYPQTEGLLGDCMLRYGRDLGEESSFGCALVDIGEALKQMAEIKDSLDINVKQNFIDPLQNLQDKDLKEIGHHLKKLEGRRLDFDYKKKRQGKIPDEEIKQAVEKFEESKELAERSMFNFLENDVEQVSQLGALIQAAFEYHRQSLEILEDLNGKLQSRIAAASSRPKREFKPKSIMTSIEATESSQQNGLSYSSSVKASDVPNNHTINGKKSDVHMDQPCCRSLYDFEPENEGELGFKEGDVIILTNQIDENWYEGMINGESGFFPINYVQVLVPLPQ, encoded by the exons CTGTTGAGCGAGAAGATAAGTGGTACTGAAGGCACCAAGCTGGATGAAGACTTCCTGGAGATGGAGAGG AAAATTGAGGTGACCAATAAATCTGTCGTTGACCTCTTGTCGAAAACCACAGAGTATCTCCAGCCAAACCCAG CCTACAGAGCCAAACTGGGCATGGTGAACACGGTGTCCAAAATCCGAGGGCAGGTGAAGACCACAGGGTACCCGCAGACTGAGGGCCTCCTGGGGGACTGCATGCTGCGCTATGGGAGGGACCTGGGCGAGGAGTCCTCCTTCG GGTGCGCCTTGGTGGACATCGGCGAAGCCTTGAAGCAAATGGCCGAGATCAAGGACTCTCTGGACATTAATGTCAAACAGAACTTCATAGATCCACTGCAGAACCTACAAGACAAAGACCTGAAAGAGATTGGG CATCACTTAAAGAAACTGGAAGGTCGAAGGTTAGACTTTGACTACAAGAAGAAGCGCCAGGGGAAGATCCCAGATGAGGAGATCAAACAGGCTGTGGAGAAGTTTGAGGAGTCCAAGGAGCTGGCAGAGAGGAGCATGTTCAACTTCTTAGAAAACGAC GTGGAGCAAGTGAGCCAGCTGGGTGCCCTGATACAAGCTGCTTTTGAGTATCACAGGCAATCCCTAGAAATCCTGGAGGATCTGAACGGCAAGTTACAAAGCAG GATAGCTGCGGCAAGCAGCCGACCGAAGAGGGAGTTCAAGCCCAAGTCCATAATGACCAGCATAGAAGCCACTGAAAGCTCCCAGCAGAACGGACTGTCATACAGCTCCTCAGTCAAGGCCTCAG ATGTCCCTAACAACCACACTATAAATGGAAAAA agtcAGACGTTCACATGGACCAGCCGTGCTGCCGGTCGCTGTACGACTTCGAACCAGAGAATGAGGGCGAGCTGGGATTCAAGGAAGGCGACGTCATCATTCTGACCAACCAGATAGACGAGAACTGGTACGAGGGTATGATCAACGGGGAGTCGGGCTTCTTCCCCATCAATTACGTGCAGGTCCTCGTACCTTTGCCACAGTAA
- the sh3gl3a gene encoding endophilin-A3a isoform X1 has translation MSVAGLKKQFHKASQLLSEKISGTEGTKLDEDFLEMERKIEVTNKSVVDLLSKTTEYLQPNPAYRAKLGMVNTVSKIRGQVKTTGYPQTEGLLGDCMLRYGRDLGEESSFGCALVDIGEALKQMAEIKDSLDINVKQNFIDPLQNLQDKDLKEIGHHLKKLEGRRLDFDYKKKRQGKIPDEEIKQAVEKFEESKELAERSMFNFLENDVEQVSQLGALIQAAFEYHRQSLEILEDLNGKLQSRIAAASSRPKREFKPKSIMTSIEATESSQQNGLSYSSSVKASDVPNNHTINGKTERFIPRAPSWSESPHSCQSDVHMDQPCCRSLYDFEPENEGELGFKEGDVIILTNQIDENWYEGMINGESGFFPINYVQVLVPLPQ, from the exons CTGTTGAGCGAGAAGATAAGTGGTACTGAAGGCACCAAGCTGGATGAAGACTTCCTGGAGATGGAGAGG AAAATTGAGGTGACCAATAAATCTGTCGTTGACCTCTTGTCGAAAACCACAGAGTATCTCCAGCCAAACCCAG CCTACAGAGCCAAACTGGGCATGGTGAACACGGTGTCCAAAATCCGAGGGCAGGTGAAGACCACAGGGTACCCGCAGACTGAGGGCCTCCTGGGGGACTGCATGCTGCGCTATGGGAGGGACCTGGGCGAGGAGTCCTCCTTCG GGTGCGCCTTGGTGGACATCGGCGAAGCCTTGAAGCAAATGGCCGAGATCAAGGACTCTCTGGACATTAATGTCAAACAGAACTTCATAGATCCACTGCAGAACCTACAAGACAAAGACCTGAAAGAGATTGGG CATCACTTAAAGAAACTGGAAGGTCGAAGGTTAGACTTTGACTACAAGAAGAAGCGCCAGGGGAAGATCCCAGATGAGGAGATCAAACAGGCTGTGGAGAAGTTTGAGGAGTCCAAGGAGCTGGCAGAGAGGAGCATGTTCAACTTCTTAGAAAACGAC GTGGAGCAAGTGAGCCAGCTGGGTGCCCTGATACAAGCTGCTTTTGAGTATCACAGGCAATCCCTAGAAATCCTGGAGGATCTGAACGGCAAGTTACAAAGCAG GATAGCTGCGGCAAGCAGCCGACCGAAGAGGGAGTTCAAGCCCAAGTCCATAATGACCAGCATAGAAGCCACTGAAAGCTCCCAGCAGAACGGACTGTCATACAGCTCCTCAGTCAAGGCCTCAG ATGTCCCTAACAACCACACTATAAATGGAAAAA CCGAACGATTCATACCCAGGGCCCCCTCATGGTCTGAAAGCCCCCACAGTTGCC agtcAGACGTTCACATGGACCAGCCGTGCTGCCGGTCGCTGTACGACTTCGAACCAGAGAATGAGGGCGAGCTGGGATTCAAGGAAGGCGACGTCATCATTCTGACCAACCAGATAGACGAGAACTGGTACGAGGGTATGATCAACGGGGAGTCGGGCTTCTTCCCCATCAATTACGTGCAGGTCCTCGTACCTTTGCCACAGTAA
- the sh3gl3a gene encoding endophilin-A3a isoform X4: MVNTVSKIRGQVKTTGYPQTEGLLGDCMLRYGRDLGEESSFGCALVDIGEALKQMAEIKDSLDINVKQNFIDPLQNLQDKDLKEIGHHLKKLEGRRLDFDYKKKRQGKIPDEEIKQAVEKFEESKELAERSMFNFLENDVEQVSQLGALIQAAFEYHRQSLEILEDLNGKLQSRIAAASSRPKREFKPKSIMTSIEATESSQQNGLSYSSSVKASDVPNNHTINGKTERFIPRAPSWSESPHSCQSDVHMDQPCCRSLYDFEPENEGELGFKEGDVIILTNQIDENWYEGMINGESGFFPINYVQVLVPLPQ, translated from the exons ATGGTGAACACGGTGTCCAAAATCCGAGGGCAGGTGAAGACCACAGGGTACCCGCAGACTGAGGGCCTCCTGGGGGACTGCATGCTGCGCTATGGGAGGGACCTGGGCGAGGAGTCCTCCTTCG GGTGCGCCTTGGTGGACATCGGCGAAGCCTTGAAGCAAATGGCCGAGATCAAGGACTCTCTGGACATTAATGTCAAACAGAACTTCATAGATCCACTGCAGAACCTACAAGACAAAGACCTGAAAGAGATTGGG CATCACTTAAAGAAACTGGAAGGTCGAAGGTTAGACTTTGACTACAAGAAGAAGCGCCAGGGGAAGATCCCAGATGAGGAGATCAAACAGGCTGTGGAGAAGTTTGAGGAGTCCAAGGAGCTGGCAGAGAGGAGCATGTTCAACTTCTTAGAAAACGAC GTGGAGCAAGTGAGCCAGCTGGGTGCCCTGATACAAGCTGCTTTTGAGTATCACAGGCAATCCCTAGAAATCCTGGAGGATCTGAACGGCAAGTTACAAAGCAG GATAGCTGCGGCAAGCAGCCGACCGAAGAGGGAGTTCAAGCCCAAGTCCATAATGACCAGCATAGAAGCCACTGAAAGCTCCCAGCAGAACGGACTGTCATACAGCTCCTCAGTCAAGGCCTCAG ATGTCCCTAACAACCACACTATAAATGGAAAAA CCGAACGATTCATACCCAGGGCCCCCTCATGGTCTGAAAGCCCCCACAGTTGCC agtcAGACGTTCACATGGACCAGCCGTGCTGCCGGTCGCTGTACGACTTCGAACCAGAGAATGAGGGCGAGCTGGGATTCAAGGAAGGCGACGTCATCATTCTGACCAACCAGATAGACGAGAACTGGTACGAGGGTATGATCAACGGGGAGTCGGGCTTCTTCCCCATCAATTACGTGCAGGTCCTCGTACCTTTGCCACAGTAA
- the sh3gl3a gene encoding endophilin-A3a isoform X3, giving the protein MSVAGLKKQFHKASQLLSEKISGTEGTKLDEDFLEMERKIEVTNKSVVDLLSKTTEYLQPNPAYRAKLGMVNTVSKIRGQVKTTGYPQTEGLLGDCMLRYGRDLGEESSFGCALVDIGEALKQMAEIKDSLDINVKQNFIDPLQNLQDKDLKEIGHHLKKLEGRRLDFDYKKKRQGKIPDEEIKQAVEKFEESKELAERSMFNFLENDVEQVSQLGALIQAAFEYHRQSLEILEDLNGKLQSRIAAASSRPKREFKPKSIMTSIEATESSQQNGLSYSSSVKASESDVHMDQPCCRSLYDFEPENEGELGFKEGDVIILTNQIDENWYEGMINGESGFFPINYVQVLVPLPQ; this is encoded by the exons CTGTTGAGCGAGAAGATAAGTGGTACTGAAGGCACCAAGCTGGATGAAGACTTCCTGGAGATGGAGAGG AAAATTGAGGTGACCAATAAATCTGTCGTTGACCTCTTGTCGAAAACCACAGAGTATCTCCAGCCAAACCCAG CCTACAGAGCCAAACTGGGCATGGTGAACACGGTGTCCAAAATCCGAGGGCAGGTGAAGACCACAGGGTACCCGCAGACTGAGGGCCTCCTGGGGGACTGCATGCTGCGCTATGGGAGGGACCTGGGCGAGGAGTCCTCCTTCG GGTGCGCCTTGGTGGACATCGGCGAAGCCTTGAAGCAAATGGCCGAGATCAAGGACTCTCTGGACATTAATGTCAAACAGAACTTCATAGATCCACTGCAGAACCTACAAGACAAAGACCTGAAAGAGATTGGG CATCACTTAAAGAAACTGGAAGGTCGAAGGTTAGACTTTGACTACAAGAAGAAGCGCCAGGGGAAGATCCCAGATGAGGAGATCAAACAGGCTGTGGAGAAGTTTGAGGAGTCCAAGGAGCTGGCAGAGAGGAGCATGTTCAACTTCTTAGAAAACGAC GTGGAGCAAGTGAGCCAGCTGGGTGCCCTGATACAAGCTGCTTTTGAGTATCACAGGCAATCCCTAGAAATCCTGGAGGATCTGAACGGCAAGTTACAAAGCAG GATAGCTGCGGCAAGCAGCCGACCGAAGAGGGAGTTCAAGCCCAAGTCCATAATGACCAGCATAGAAGCCACTGAAAGCTCCCAGCAGAACGGACTGTCATACAGCTCCTCAGTCAAGGCCTCAG agtcAGACGTTCACATGGACCAGCCGTGCTGCCGGTCGCTGTACGACTTCGAACCAGAGAATGAGGGCGAGCTGGGATTCAAGGAAGGCGACGTCATCATTCTGACCAACCAGATAGACGAGAACTGGTACGAGGGTATGATCAACGGGGAGTCGGGCTTCTTCCCCATCAATTACGTGCAGGTCCTCGTACCTTTGCCACAGTAA